Proteins encoded in a region of the Pirellulaceae bacterium genome:
- a CDS encoding SDR family NAD(P)-dependent oxidoreductase: MNLKEKKILITGAGTGMGQGCAIAFANQGCQVTVAGRRLEKLQETAELCRPATVLPHTVDVADRDNVNELVAWATEKMGRIDILIHSAGVNIKQRSMLKMEPEEWDRVLAINATGPYNCMRAVLPQMRERADGLIVNISSVAGKRASDLGGIAYCASKFAATGLGTAAGLEEAARGIRITNVYPGEVDTPLLEQRPNPVSDEHRQRMLKQEDIAQVVLAIAQLPSRAHIPEVVVKPTVQNYS, translated from the coding sequence TTGAATCTCAAGGAAAAAAAAATCTTGATCACGGGGGCCGGTACCGGCATGGGGCAAGGCTGCGCGATCGCTTTTGCCAATCAGGGCTGTCAAGTCACGGTAGCGGGACGCCGACTGGAAAAACTGCAAGAAACGGCTGAACTCTGCCGTCCAGCGACCGTCCTGCCCCACACGGTGGACGTCGCCGACCGAGACAACGTCAACGAACTGGTCGCTTGGGCCACCGAAAAAATGGGCCGAATCGATATCCTCATTCACTCCGCTGGTGTCAACATTAAGCAACGCTCAATGCTCAAAATGGAACCGGAGGAATGGGATCGTGTCTTGGCCATCAACGCGACAGGACCCTACAACTGCATGCGGGCCGTTCTGCCGCAGATGCGAGAGCGAGCGGACGGCTTGATCGTCAATATTTCATCCGTCGCCGGCAAACGCGCTTCCGATTTGGGTGGGATTGCCTACTGTGCGTCGAAATTCGCAGCAACCGGCCTGGGAACGGCCGCTGGTTTAGAGGAGGCTGCTCGCGGGATCCGCATTACGAACGTCTACCCAGGCGAAGTCGACACGCCGCTGCTGGAACAAAGACCGAATCCGGTTTCCGATGAACATCGGCAACGCATGCTCAAGCAAGAGGACATCGCGCAAGTCGTGCTGGCAATCGCACAATTGCCTTCCCGAGCTCATATTCCTGAGGTGGTTGTCAAACCGACGGTTCAAAATTACTCGTGA
- a CDS encoding RDD family protein: protein MAQDFKQIDSAIDVVTPENISFQYQVAGPFRRFPAFLIDLAVRIGIWLGSALLMTMTGLFGSGGGEFGFAIWLVLWFVMEWFYGGLLETFWNGQTVGKRLLGLRVLRVDGQPINGLQAVMRNILRLVDLMPVIPMGAWAGVEGGIALPTCLIGLLTPVFNPRFQRLGDLVCGTMVVVEERGWLISSAKLDDPRVEQLAAELPASFQVTRKLGFALASYVDRRRVLSPARRQEIAAHLGGLLISKLNLPATTSYDLLLCSLYRRTFEEKEGDVGSDPPVDELQTGPSYLAEITPPPAITPTIATKPG, encoded by the coding sequence ATGGCGCAAGATTTCAAGCAGATCGATTCCGCAATTGATGTGGTAACGCCAGAGAATATCTCTTTCCAGTACCAGGTGGCGGGTCCATTTCGCCGATTTCCGGCTTTCTTGATCGACCTAGCTGTGCGAATCGGCATCTGGCTTGGGAGTGCCTTGCTAATGACGATGACGGGGCTTTTTGGCAGTGGGGGCGGCGAATTCGGGTTCGCAATCTGGTTGGTACTCTGGTTTGTCATGGAATGGTTTTATGGGGGGTTGCTCGAAACTTTTTGGAATGGACAAACCGTGGGTAAGCGATTGTTGGGCCTTCGTGTGTTGCGGGTGGATGGTCAGCCGATCAATGGACTTCAGGCTGTGATGCGAAACATTTTGCGATTGGTCGATCTGATGCCCGTGATCCCGATGGGAGCTTGGGCTGGAGTCGAGGGTGGGATTGCGCTGCCGACTTGCTTGATCGGCTTGTTGACTCCGGTGTTCAACCCTCGTTTTCAACGTCTGGGTGATCTGGTTTGCGGCACAATGGTGGTGGTCGAGGAACGCGGTTGGTTGATATCGAGTGCTAAGTTGGATGATCCGCGAGTTGAACAGCTGGCAGCGGAATTACCGGCCAGCTTTCAAGTGACTCGGAAACTTGGTTTCGCACTAGCCTCCTATGTCGACCGACGCCGGGTTCTCTCGCCTGCACGTCGACAAGAGATTGCCGCTCATTTAGGAGGTTTGCTGATATCCAAATTGAATCTCCCGGCGACGACCAGTTATGATTTGCTACTCTGCTCTTTGTATCGTCGTACGTTTGAGGAAAAGGAGGGCGATGTTGGTTCAGATCCGCCAGTTGATGAATTGCAGACTGGTCCATCGTATTTGGCTGAAATCACGCCGCCTCCTGCAATTACGCCGACTATTGCAACCAAGCCGGGCTAA
- a CDS encoding SHD1 domain-containing protein — protein MRRLSIGRLIAVIFSVTVVLLFSIDTTSACRFLWRSRCYTPVYCCPPTCEVVVDSSCCSDNSDGHAVDATTHETPTHDHAAPADPPAPADPPAPADPPAPADPPAPAADDSTKAPATDDADQSPTEDATLPGDEPKLDLPGDDSDELSLFDEPATDDAGSNDSLPPMPEDDNDILSDPLPDDSSEDETDIDVLLPADEDELPADDALPAVEPPADDDELDDLFGESEPAENGDERVANNPEDEGDDLFEDLDVEVDIQEPADLPVDSDETEDLFPTDDADALPSDSDDTEDLFPTDDADETPSDSEDSDDDLDNLFGQASATKAPATAQVTTPVEQSNSTPLFRVWTDDTGDYRTVGQLVKISDTHIRLLKDNGRFSTVPKHRLSEGDLAYVQQMAKQMGIETIEQIASR, from the coding sequence ATGCGTCGACTATCAATTGGACGACTGATCGCTGTCATTTTTTCCGTGACGGTTGTGTTGTTGTTCAGCATCGACACGACATCCGCATGTCGTTTTCTATGGCGATCACGCTGCTACACGCCCGTGTATTGCTGTCCACCTACTTGTGAAGTGGTTGTCGATTCGAGCTGCTGCTCCGACAACAGCGACGGTCACGCCGTCGACGCGACGACACACGAAACACCAACCCACGATCACGCTGCACCCGCTGATCCTCCCGCGCCTGCTGATCCTCCGGCACCTGCTGATCCTCCGGCACCCGCTGATCCTCCGGCACCCGCTGCAGACGATTCTACGAAGGCACCGGCTACCGACGACGCGGATCAATCTCCAACCGAAGACGCCACACTTCCCGGCGACGAACCCAAACTCGATTTGCCCGGAGACGATAGCGACGAGCTGAGCCTGTTTGATGAACCGGCAACGGACGATGCGGGATCTAACGACAGCTTGCCGCCGATGCCCGAGGATGACAACGATATTCTGTCCGATCCGCTGCCTGACGACAGCTCCGAGGATGAAACTGATATCGATGTTCTCCTGCCGGCAGACGAAGACGAACTTCCCGCGGACGACGCCCTACCGGCCGTTGAGCCACCGGCGGACGATGACGAGCTGGACGATCTGTTTGGCGAATCAGAACCGGCGGAAAATGGTGACGAACGCGTCGCCAATAACCCGGAAGACGAAGGCGACGACTTGTTTGAGGACCTCGACGTCGAAGTTGACATTCAAGAACCGGCTGATTTGCCAGTCGATTCGGATGAGACGGAGGATCTTTTCCCAACGGACGACGCAGACGCACTCCCCAGTGACTCCGATGACACGGAAGATCTTTTCCCAACGGACGACGCAGACGAAACTCCCAGCGACTCAGAAGATTCCGATGACGACCTGGATAACTTGTTCGGCCAAGCTTCGGCAACAAAAGCCCCAGCAACCGCACAAGTCACAACACCTGTCGAACAATCGAATTCGACACCACTTTTCCGCGTGTGGACCGACGATACGGGCGACTACCGCACCGTAGGTCAACTCGTCAAGATCAGTGACACACATATCCGACTGCTCAAAGACAATGGACGTTTTTCGACAGTTCCCAAACATCGCCTCAGCGAAGGTGATTTGGCTTATGTGCAGCAAATGGCCAAGCAAATGGGAATTGAGACGATCGAACAAATCGCGAGTCGATAA
- the msrA gene encoding peptide-methionine (S)-S-oxide reductase MsrA, whose protein sequence is MQKVTLGAGCFWCIEAVLDRVKGVESVVSGYMGGDIENPTYEQICTGTTNHAEVVEVTFDPEIISFDQLLEVFWQLHDPTTLNRQGFDVGTQYRSAIFFHDDEQRASAEESKKKWDDSGKFPSPIVTEITPAVVLYPAELYHQEYFEKNPGNPYCRANILPKFKKLGLLREAE, encoded by the coding sequence ATGCAAAAGGTCACCTTGGGAGCCGGCTGTTTCTGGTGTATCGAAGCCGTGCTCGATCGCGTGAAGGGAGTTGAATCGGTCGTATCCGGTTATATGGGCGGGGATATCGAAAACCCGACCTATGAGCAGATTTGCACCGGAACGACAAATCATGCCGAAGTGGTAGAAGTGACTTTTGATCCGGAGATCATTTCTTTCGATCAGTTGCTCGAGGTGTTCTGGCAACTCCACGATCCCACCACCTTAAACCGCCAAGGTTTCGACGTGGGTACCCAATACCGCTCGGCTATTTTCTTTCATGACGATGAACAGCGAGCCAGTGCCGAAGAATCAAAAAAGAAATGGGACGACAGCGGAAAATTCCCGTCGCCAATCGTGACAGAAATCACGCCCGCCGTCGTTTTGTACCCGGCAGAGTTGTACCACCAGGAATACTTTGAAAAGAATCCTGGCAACCCATACTGCCGAGCAAACATCCTTCCCAAGTTCAAAAAACTTGGCTTGTTGCGAGAGGCAGAATAG
- a CDS encoding DUF393 domain-containing protein, with product MIDRNDKPRLPSPSDRPAASLVIYDGQCKFCCRQVERLAGWDRRSALAFLSLHDPEVARRFPDLTHDDLMKQMYLIDPRGNRYAGAGALIRLSRQLPMLWPLAPILNLPGTTGLWQWLYRCVAKQRYRWGRVSCESSSCDIHFK from the coding sequence ATGATTGATAGAAACGACAAACCAAGACTACCTTCACCAAGCGACCGGCCCGCTGCCAGCCTTGTGATCTACGACGGTCAGTGCAAATTTTGTTGCCGTCAGGTTGAGCGTTTGGCGGGTTGGGATCGGCGATCTGCTTTGGCGTTTCTTTCGTTGCATGATCCCGAGGTTGCCCGACGTTTTCCCGATCTGACTCACGACGACTTGATGAAGCAGATGTATTTAATCGATCCGCGGGGGAATCGTTACGCCGGTGCCGGGGCGCTCATTCGACTGAGTCGTCAATTGCCAATGTTATGGCCGCTGGCACCCATTTTGAATCTGCCAGGCACCACGGGGCTTTGGCAATGGTTGTATCGGTGCGTGGCGAAGCAACGCTATCGGTGGGGGCGTGTCAGCTGCGAATCGAGTAGCTGCGACATTCACTTCAAGTGA
- the purQ gene encoding phosphoribosylformylglycinamidine synthase I, producing MAAPRVLILRAPGTNCDRETAFAFEQAGGSPDIVHINRLLETPSLAASYQILCLPGGFSYGDDIAAGRIAAGQMRHHLYDSLQDFRQHDKLILGICNGFQILLKAGILLADHGELGPQATLAWNDSSQFEDRWVHLKATGDHCVFLRDIQSIYLPIAHAEGKFIARDTTTLSQLEAAGNLTLRYIKPQQNGRALSEALPFPFNPNGSQANVAGACDDSGRVFGLMPHPERYIDPTHHPRWTRQPTDEINGLKVFQNAVDFFA from the coding sequence ATGGCAGCACCACGCGTATTGATTCTTCGCGCACCTGGCACTAACTGCGATCGCGAAACCGCATTCGCCTTTGAACAAGCCGGCGGATCACCGGACATCGTGCATATCAATCGTCTGCTTGAAACGCCGAGCCTGGCAGCAAGCTACCAAATCCTCTGCCTACCCGGCGGCTTCAGCTACGGCGATGATATCGCCGCGGGCCGCATCGCTGCTGGACAAATGCGACACCACCTCTACGATTCATTGCAAGACTTCCGACAGCATGACAAATTGATTCTCGGTATCTGCAACGGCTTTCAGATACTGCTCAAAGCCGGAATTCTTTTGGCCGACCACGGTGAACTCGGCCCACAGGCAACATTGGCCTGGAATGATTCATCACAATTTGAAGATCGCTGGGTCCACCTGAAAGCAACGGGCGACCACTGCGTCTTTCTACGAGATATCCAATCTATCTATCTACCAATCGCCCATGCCGAGGGTAAGTTCATCGCCCGAGACACAACGACACTGAGCCAGCTTGAAGCCGCAGGAAACCTCACACTGAGGTATATCAAACCGCAACAAAATGGACGTGCTTTGTCGGAAGCACTCCCGTTTCCATTTAACCCAAACGGCTCACAGGCAAACGTCGCTGGTGCTTGCGATGATTCTGGCAGAGTCTTCGGATTGATGCCGCATCCGGAACGCTACATCGATCCGACTCATCACCCACGCTGGACTCGTCAACCGACTGATGAAATCAACGGACTGAAGGTTTTCCAAAACGCAGTTGATTTCTTTGCGTAA
- a CDS encoding prephenate dehydrogenase/arogenate dehydrogenase family protein has product MAPSWNTIAIVGVGMIGGSIGRGLLARGIVDRVIGIGRNSSRLELAKQVSAVSETTTDLAAGVAEAELTIICTPVGTIADFARQIAKNCPTHGLITDAGSTKRKIVESLQQTPSVSQFVGSHPLAGSEKAGVEHADGDLLVDRLVIVTPSELTAAGNTEKISRFWTSLEANVREMSPANHDQAVAAISHVPHAVASMLAAATPNSFLSLASTGWLDTTRVASGDAELWRQILTQNQTCVLNSLRDFEKVLTSFLNALEQGDQEAILKLLTAGKQRRDALAD; this is encoded by the coding sequence GTGGCCCCATCGTGGAACACGATCGCCATTGTCGGTGTTGGCATGATCGGCGGATCGATCGGCCGCGGCCTGCTGGCTCGTGGAATCGTGGACCGAGTGATTGGTATTGGCCGCAATTCGAGCCGATTAGAATTAGCGAAGCAGGTTTCCGCCGTCAGTGAGACGACCACCGATCTGGCGGCTGGGGTCGCAGAAGCCGAGCTGACAATTATCTGTACACCGGTTGGCACAATCGCCGATTTCGCCAGACAAATTGCAAAGAATTGCCCGACCCATGGTTTGATCACCGACGCAGGCAGCACCAAACGGAAGATCGTTGAGTCATTGCAACAAACACCTTCTGTTTCACAATTTGTGGGCAGCCACCCGTTGGCAGGCAGCGAGAAAGCGGGCGTCGAACATGCAGATGGCGATCTGCTGGTAGATCGACTGGTGATTGTCACTCCCAGCGAGTTAACAGCTGCGGGCAACACCGAAAAAATCAGCAGGTTCTGGACTTCTCTGGAAGCCAACGTGCGGGAAATGTCTCCAGCGAACCACGATCAAGCAGTGGCAGCAATCAGTCATGTGCCACACGCGGTTGCCTCAATGCTGGCCGCCGCGACACCGAATTCATTCCTGTCGCTGGCCTCGACCGGCTGGCTCGACACGACTCGTGTTGCGAGTGGCGATGCAGAACTTTGGCGACAGATCTTGACTCAGAATCAAACCTGCGTCTTGAACAGTTTACGTGACTTTGAGAAAGTGCTGACTTCATTTCTGAACGCTCTAGAACAGGGCGACCAAGAAGCGATTCTGAAACTCCTTACAGCGGGAAAGCAGCGACGCGATGCTCTGGCAGATTGA
- a CDS encoding stage II sporulation protein M has protein sequence MQIAELLASRRLNWEELDLMCAQLESRRFRSMSAETVSRFSFLYRSACADLALADAYQLPPNTVQYLHRLVGRAHNQLYRSRAFDYQAWAKMLFSEVPQQVFKDGCVQGAFLLFWGVFLISAFLASSADLWPSYAEQILGDQQIEQMETSFANPIGGGKSAVNPVMAGFYIYNNAGIGLKCFSGGLLVIPGLLVTTFNAAVLGASFGYMARPDVPAGANFFHFVTAHGPFELTAIVLSAGAGLRLGLAWMKTNGLSRTASLRVTAKQAMPIMGAALILFLLAAFIEAFLSPSAAPYTVKALVALASSGLLMFYFVVLGYPRN, from the coding sequence ATGCAAATCGCAGAACTGCTCGCATCACGTCGACTCAATTGGGAAGAGTTGGACTTAATGTGTGCACAGCTCGAAAGTCGGCGGTTTCGATCGATGTCTGCAGAAACGGTTTCCAGATTTTCATTTCTTTATAGGTCGGCATGTGCCGACTTGGCCCTCGCTGATGCTTACCAGCTACCGCCGAATACCGTTCAATATCTGCATCGACTCGTGGGGCGAGCTCATAATCAGCTCTATCGGAGTCGTGCGTTTGATTATCAGGCTTGGGCCAAGATGTTGTTCTCGGAAGTGCCGCAACAGGTGTTCAAGGATGGTTGCGTCCAGGGTGCCTTCTTGTTGTTCTGGGGCGTGTTCCTGATCTCCGCATTTCTGGCTAGCTCGGCTGATTTGTGGCCTAGTTATGCAGAACAGATTCTTGGAGATCAGCAAATTGAGCAGATGGAAACGAGCTTTGCAAATCCGATTGGCGGTGGGAAATCGGCGGTCAATCCCGTCATGGCCGGTTTTTATATCTACAACAATGCGGGCATCGGTTTGAAGTGTTTTTCCGGTGGGCTGCTCGTGATTCCCGGTTTGCTGGTGACCACATTTAATGCGGCCGTTCTGGGGGCGTCATTTGGTTACATGGCGAGGCCCGACGTGCCGGCTGGAGCGAATTTTTTTCATTTTGTTACGGCGCATGGCCCTTTTGAGTTGACGGCAATTGTGCTTTCCGCCGGGGCCGGGCTGCGGTTAGGGTTGGCCTGGATGAAGACGAATGGCCTCTCGCGGACCGCCTCTCTGCGTGTCACCGCGAAACAGGCGATGCCCATCATGGGGGCAGCATTAATTCTGTTCCTGCTGGCGGCCTTTATCGAAGCCTTTTTGTCACCGTCGGCTGCGCCCTACACCGTCAAGGCGCTGGTCGCCTTGGCCTCCAGTGGCTTGTTGATGTTTTATTTTGTCGTTTTGGGATATCCACGGAACTAG
- the purL gene encoding phosphoribosylformylglycinamidine synthase subunit PurL, which translates to MLWQIEIYPAVGLPDQDAQQVAAEAADLGISSNLKIRTARGYLIEGVLEQPEAQLLADQLLADRVVERTVVAPVGAAQLSESSNGTPQLVYVLPKPGVMDPVAQSAQQAIADYNLPVTAVRTFHKYWLGESSTDQLDELCNKVLANDSVEQVVHGPLQLDRLSVGSNYRFELVTIPLLDLDDDQLMELSREGQLYLTLVEMQTIQQHFRDQQRNPTDAELESIAQTWSEHCSHKTLAGRIAYQDENGTRQFENMLKETIFAATQTIRKAWGENDWCVSVFEDNAGIIRFDDEFNVVFKVETHNHPSALEPYGGANTGIGGVIRDPLGTGLGAKPVCNTDVFCFAPPNTPVEELHAGVQHPRRVMKGVVAGVRDYGNRMGIPTVNGAIYFDSRYLGNPLVYCGNVGILPRDKSHKEPQAGDHIVVIGGRTGRDGIHGATFSSAELTSESETLSGGAVQIGNAITEKMVQDVLLEARDRGLYSAVTDCGAGGLSSAVGEMGEKIGAEVWLDKAPVKYEGLSYTEIWISEAQERMVFSVPPEKWDEFHLLCASENVEASVIGRFVPTNRLQLKYQENVVADVAMEFLHDGRPPIIRQATFTPPVNQPIEMPARSDYSDDLLNILGSLNVASKEWVIRQYDHEVQGGSVIKPLVGVANDGPGDAAVVRPVLNSRQGLVISCGMNPHFGDHDTYHMAASAIDEAIRNAVAVGADPSRIAILDNFCWGYTDRPETLGSLVRAALACHDLAVAFQTPFISGKDSLNNEFSYLDQEGEKQTISIPPSLLISALGQVDDVSNCVTMDLKSAGNLVFQVGITRDELGGSHFAIANQLKGGKVPEVDTHLAKQIFQSLHQAIQAGWVRACHDLSEGGLATAAAEMAFAGGLGLKLDASQVAHDLGENAANGAAVILFAESNSRFLCEVKPEHCSAFRELLGDVAREIGEVTDSDQIEILLDNQTLIASSLTEMKAAWQTPLQW; encoded by the coding sequence ATGCTCTGGCAGATTGAGATTTATCCGGCAGTAGGATTACCCGACCAAGACGCTCAACAGGTGGCTGCGGAAGCGGCGGATCTGGGCATCAGCTCGAATTTAAAAATTCGAACAGCCCGAGGCTACCTGATCGAAGGGGTTCTGGAGCAGCCTGAGGCACAACTGTTGGCCGATCAGTTGCTCGCTGATCGAGTGGTTGAACGAACCGTAGTCGCCCCCGTCGGCGCGGCCCAGCTTTCAGAATCATCCAATGGGACCCCACAACTGGTTTACGTCTTACCCAAACCGGGGGTGATGGACCCGGTGGCTCAGAGTGCTCAACAAGCTATTGCGGACTACAACCTGCCAGTGACTGCTGTCCGCACCTTTCACAAATATTGGCTGGGAGAATCCTCTACCGACCAACTGGATGAATTGTGCAACAAGGTTCTGGCTAACGATTCTGTTGAACAGGTTGTTCACGGACCACTCCAGCTGGATCGACTCAGCGTGGGTTCAAATTACCGATTCGAGCTGGTAACCATCCCACTGCTCGACTTAGACGACGATCAACTGATGGAATTGAGTCGTGAAGGCCAGCTGTATTTGACGTTAGTGGAGATGCAAACGATTCAACAGCATTTTCGCGACCAGCAACGCAACCCGACTGATGCCGAGCTTGAATCGATCGCTCAAACATGGAGTGAACACTGCAGCCACAAGACGCTTGCCGGTCGCATCGCTTATCAAGACGAAAATGGTACTCGCCAATTCGAGAACATGTTGAAGGAAACCATCTTTGCCGCCACCCAAACCATTCGCAAAGCGTGGGGTGAAAACGACTGGTGTGTCAGTGTTTTCGAGGACAACGCTGGCATTATTCGATTTGACGATGAATTCAACGTTGTTTTCAAGGTCGAAACACACAATCATCCCTCTGCGTTGGAACCCTACGGCGGCGCGAACACAGGCATTGGTGGCGTGATTCGCGACCCGCTAGGAACTGGACTCGGTGCCAAACCCGTTTGCAATACGGATGTCTTCTGTTTTGCTCCACCCAATACTCCCGTAGAAGAGTTACATGCCGGCGTGCAACACCCACGCCGCGTCATGAAAGGAGTTGTTGCAGGCGTCCGTGATTATGGCAATCGAATGGGTATACCAACGGTCAACGGCGCCATCTATTTCGATTCCCGCTACCTAGGGAATCCACTCGTCTATTGTGGCAATGTGGGCATCTTGCCACGCGACAAGTCGCACAAGGAACCTCAAGCGGGTGACCACATCGTGGTGATTGGAGGCCGCACGGGCCGTGATGGAATACATGGAGCCACCTTCAGTTCCGCCGAATTGACAAGCGAAAGCGAGACACTATCCGGCGGCGCTGTTCAGATTGGCAACGCAATCACCGAAAAAATGGTCCAAGACGTCTTGCTTGAGGCGCGTGACCGCGGACTGTACAGCGCAGTGACCGATTGCGGGGCTGGTGGTTTATCGAGTGCCGTCGGTGAAATGGGTGAAAAAATCGGAGCCGAAGTCTGGCTGGACAAGGCGCCAGTCAAGTACGAGGGATTGTCCTACACTGAGATCTGGATCTCCGAAGCCCAAGAACGAATGGTTTTCTCAGTACCACCGGAGAAGTGGGATGAATTCCATCTCTTGTGCGCCTCGGAAAACGTCGAGGCATCCGTCATTGGCCGCTTCGTACCTACCAATCGCCTACAACTAAAGTATCAGGAAAACGTGGTTGCCGATGTGGCGATGGAATTCTTGCACGATGGTCGGCCCCCAATCATCCGGCAGGCTACCTTCACGCCTCCCGTCAACCAGCCGATAGAAATGCCCGCTCGCAGTGACTATTCGGACGATCTGCTCAACATTCTCGGCAGCCTAAATGTGGCAAGTAAAGAATGGGTCATCCGACAATATGATCACGAGGTTCAAGGCGGTAGCGTCATTAAACCGCTGGTGGGCGTCGCCAATGATGGCCCCGGTGACGCAGCCGTCGTGCGACCCGTTCTAAATTCGAGACAAGGGCTCGTCATCAGCTGCGGAATGAACCCACATTTCGGTGATCATGACACCTACCACATGGCAGCCAGCGCCATCGACGAGGCGATCCGGAATGCGGTCGCTGTCGGCGCAGATCCTAGTCGAATTGCCATTCTCGATAATTTCTGCTGGGGTTACACCGATCGACCGGAAACATTGGGGTCACTGGTACGAGCCGCTCTCGCCTGCCACGATCTCGCAGTCGCCTTTCAAACTCCTTTTATCAGCGGCAAAGACAGCCTGAATAATGAGTTCAGCTATCTCGACCAAGAAGGTGAAAAACAAACCATTTCAATTCCACCCTCTCTATTGATCAGCGCGTTAGGACAAGTCGACGACGTTTCCAACTGCGTCACGATGGATTTGAAGTCCGCTGGCAATCTTGTATTCCAGGTGGGAATCACACGAGACGAATTGGGCGGATCCCACTTTGCAATTGCAAATCAGTTGAAGGGTGGAAAAGTTCCAGAAGTTGATACCCATCTTGCCAAGCAGATTTTCCAATCTCTGCACCAAGCGATTCAGGCTGGATGGGTGCGGGCCTGCCACGACCTGAGCGAAGGCGGCTTGGCCACCGCCGCTGCTGAAATGGCATTCGCAGGCGGACTAGGGCTCAAGCTTGACGCCAGCCAAGTGGCCCATGACTTGGGCGAAAACGCCGCAAACGGGGCCGCGGTGATCCTGTTCGCCGAATCCAATTCACGTTTTCTCTGTGAAGTCAAACCCGAACACTGCTCGGCCTTTCGAGAACTGTTGGGAGATGTGGCCCGTGAAATCGGCGAGGTGACCGACAGCGATCAAATTGAAATCCTGCTGGACAACCAAACTCTGATTGCATCGTCTCTGACCGAGATGAAGGCAGCTTGGCAAACACCGTTGCAGTGGTAA
- a CDS encoding type II secretion system F family protein produces MAIGLAPRVGLKPLAAFCRRLGTSLDAGIDVRRVMETEIGAGGGRVYCEKLTAVQQAVSRGDSLTDAFQQADGYFPPFFCEMVKVGEKTGTLDRVLLKLADHYEHLKSLRLIFVAGIIWPMLQLGAVIVILGIMILALGWVASMTGENVDILGFGLVGVSGFIRYLIGLTFLGLIGWGIYLFVTRGPFAKIGQSLLIQLPGIGKSVQVMSLSRMAWTLALAIDAGADAKGAMRLSLDSTMNDYYRQHADQIALGLQSGQEMHEVLRKTGAFPAEFIDSVQVGEDSGRLTEMMDKLATNYHQQAETAAKVLTVIGSMVVWGSVVILLIVLIFRVFSFYLGILQEATQI; encoded by the coding sequence ATGGCGATAGGATTGGCACCAAGGGTCGGTCTGAAACCGCTTGCCGCGTTCTGCCGACGCTTGGGTACCTCGTTGGATGCAGGCATTGATGTCCGCAGGGTTATGGAAACGGAGATCGGGGCTGGGGGCGGACGTGTTTATTGCGAAAAACTGACTGCGGTGCAGCAAGCTGTCTCCCGTGGAGATTCTTTGACCGATGCCTTTCAGCAGGCCGATGGCTATTTTCCACCCTTTTTCTGTGAAATGGTCAAAGTGGGTGAAAAGACTGGCACGTTGGATCGAGTTCTGTTGAAGCTTGCCGACCACTATGAGCATCTAAAGAGTTTGCGATTGATATTTGTTGCGGGGATCATCTGGCCCATGTTGCAATTAGGTGCTGTGATTGTGATCCTGGGCATCATGATTCTGGCGCTTGGTTGGGTGGCCAGTATGACGGGCGAAAACGTTGACATCCTCGGATTTGGACTGGTCGGCGTTTCGGGTTTTATTCGATACCTGATCGGTCTGACATTTCTCGGGTTGATCGGTTGGGGAATCTATTTGTTCGTAACCCGTGGCCCTTTTGCAAAGATTGGTCAGAGTCTGCTGATCCAACTTCCCGGCATCGGAAAGAGTGTTCAGGTGATGTCACTTTCTCGCATGGCTTGGACGTTAGCCCTTGCGATTGATGCAGGAGCAGATGCCAAGGGAGCCATGCGGTTGTCACTGGACAGCACGATGAATGATTATTATCGGCAGCACGCCGACCAAATCGCATTGGGGCTCCAGTCGGGGCAGGAAATGCACGAAGTGTTGCGGAAGACCGGCGCGTTTCCAGCTGAATTTATTGACTCGGTGCAGGTGGGTGAGGATTCGGGCCGCTTAACGGAGATGATGGACAAGCTGGCGACTAATTATCACCAACAAGCCGAAACGGCTGCTAAGGTGTTGACCGTTATCGGTAGCATGGTTGTCTGGGGGAGCGTCGTCATCTTGTTGATTGTGCTCATCTTCCGAGTCTTCAGTTTTTATCTTGGAATCTTGCAGGAAGCGACGCAGATCTAG